A stretch of Panthera tigris isolate Pti1 chromosome E2, P.tigris_Pti1_mat1.1, whole genome shotgun sequence DNA encodes these proteins:
- the NKG7 gene encoding protein NKG7 isoform X2: MELCRSLALFTGCLGLVSILIALSTDFWFVAMGPNFSLHSGLWPEGFHNTVAAYIHVTQSFSILAALCGLVSVILMVLSYIPSLSIPGRGPLASSVTAFVAAIFVMVAMVVYTSERWNQSQHPQIQSFFSWSFYLGWVSMILLLCAGSLSLGAHCSAPRPGYDTL; encoded by the exons ATGGAGCTCTGTCGGTCCTTGGCCTTATTCACTGGCTGCCTGGGCCTGGTGTCTATCCTGATCGCTCTGAGCACGGATTTCTGGTTCGTGGCCATGGGGCCTAACTTTTCACTTCACTCGGGCCTCTGGCCAGAGGGGTTTCACAATACGGTGGCAG CCTACATCCACGTGACACAGAGCTTCAGCATTCTGGCCGCCCTGTGTGGCCTGGTGTCGGTGATCCTCATGGTCCTGTCCTACATCCCCTCACTGTCCATTCCAGGCCGCGGGCCCCTTGCCTCCTCTGTCACAGCCTTTGTTGCAG CCATCTTCGTGATGGTGGCCATGGTCGTCTACACCAGTGAGCGGTGGAACCAGTCCCAACACCCCCAGATCCAGTCCTTCTTCTCCTGGTCCTTCTACCTGGGCTGGGTTTCGATGATTCTCTTGCTCTGTGCAG GTAGCCTGAGTCTGGGTGCTCATTGCAGTGCCCCCCGGCCTGGCTATGACACCTTGTGA
- the CLDND2 gene encoding claudin domain-containing protein 2, with protein MVWVAIRESVAEGAVASRKLIGSLPGTGVKRRLQSRGTLLGFLAQILTILSTATNYWIRYPGGHSGLWQECNGGICSNIPCQTMLAVAGACMVLAACSAVVGLVMGLRILYHEGDSRGQTMSGTFFLCGLLLLIALTGYTVKNAWKNDVFFSWSYFSGWLALPFSILAGFCFLLADMIVQSTDAISGFPVCL; from the exons ATGGTTTGGGTTGCTATCAGAGAATCAGTGGCCGAGGGAGCCGTGGCTTCGAGGAAACTCATCGG CAGCCTCCCTGGCACGGGGGTGAAGCGGCGCCTTCAGAGCAGGGGCACCTTGCTGGGCTTCTTGGCCCAAATCCTCACGATTCTCTCTACTGCCACCAACTACTGGATCCGCTACCCAGGGGGCCACAGTGGCCTGTGGCAGGAGTGTAATGGCGGCATCTGCTCCAACATCCCCTGCCAGA CCATGCTGGCGGTGGCGGGCGCGTGCATGGTGCTGGCGGCGTGCTCCGCCGTCGTGGGTTTGGTGATGGGGCTGCGGATTCTGTACCACGAGGGTGACTCGCGGGGCCAGACTATGAGCGGCACCTTCTTCCTCTGCG ggctgctgctgctgatcGCCCTGACAGGCTACACCGTCAAGAACGCGTGGAAAAACGACGTCTTCTTCTCATGGTCCTATTTTTCGGGGTGGCTGGCTTTACCCTTCTCTATTCTCGCGG GCTTCTGCTTTCTGCTGGCGGACATGATCGTGCAGAGCACGGACGCCATCAGCGGATTCCCCGTGTGCTTGTGA
- the NKG7 gene encoding protein NKG7 isoform X1, with the protein MELCRSLALFTGCLGLVSILIALSTDFWFVAMGPNFSLHSGLWPEGFHNTVAAYIHVTQSFSILAALCGLVSVILMVLSYIPSLSIPGRGPLASSVTAFVAAIFVMVAMVVYTSERWNQSQHPQIQSFFSWSFYLGWVSMILLLCAVPPGLAMTPCERERRQQQDEALFSEDTIRSLRPPQPPLRPLPPALPQPLHLLLYPFNKHLLGSGNSGINSFMT; encoded by the exons ATGGAGCTCTGTCGGTCCTTGGCCTTATTCACTGGCTGCCTGGGCCTGGTGTCTATCCTGATCGCTCTGAGCACGGATTTCTGGTTCGTGGCCATGGGGCCTAACTTTTCACTTCACTCGGGCCTCTGGCCAGAGGGGTTTCACAATACGGTGGCAG CCTACATCCACGTGACACAGAGCTTCAGCATTCTGGCCGCCCTGTGTGGCCTGGTGTCGGTGATCCTCATGGTCCTGTCCTACATCCCCTCACTGTCCATTCCAGGCCGCGGGCCCCTTGCCTCCTCTGTCACAGCCTTTGTTGCAG CCATCTTCGTGATGGTGGCCATGGTCGTCTACACCAGTGAGCGGTGGAACCAGTCCCAACACCCCCAGATCCAGTCCTTCTTCTCCTGGTCCTTCTACCTGGGCTGGGTTTCGATGATTCTCTTGCTCTGTGCAG TGCCCCCCGGCCTGGCTATGACACCTTGTGAGCGAGAGAGGCGACAACAGCAAGATGAGGCGCTATTCTCTGAAGACACCATCAGGAGCCTCAGGCCCCCGCAGCCCCCCCTCCGGCCCTtacccccagccctcccccaaccccttcatttgcttctttacccattcaacaaacatttgctgggATCTGGTAATTCTGGGATTAATTCCTTCATGACATAA